The following proteins are encoded in a genomic region of Toxotes jaculatrix isolate fToxJac2 chromosome 3, fToxJac2.pri, whole genome shotgun sequence:
- the pparg gene encoding peroxisome proliferator-activated receptor gamma isoform X3, with protein sequence MVDTQQLLAWPVGFSLSAVDLSELDDSSHSLDMKHLSTLDYASISSSSIPSSLSPSLVSSISSVGVPYDPSPPQSEEHLTNMDYTNMHCYRTEPNTHNSIKLEPESPPQYSDSPVFSKVQDDTSATSLNIECRVCGDKASGFHYGVHACEGCKGFFRRTIRLKLVYDHCDLRCRIHKKSRNKCQYCRFQKCLNVGMSHNAIRFGRMPQAEKEKLLAEFSSDMEHMHPEAADLRALARHLYEAYLKYFPLTKAKARAILSGKTGDNAPFVVHDMKTLMEGEQFFNYRHMPIQEHQQQTSALTAGHGGVTGVHMGSECGVLGMTSISGQGPRDTVELRFFHSCQSRSAEAVREVTEFAKSIPGFVDLDLNDQVTLLKYGVIEVLIIMMAPLMNKDGTLISYGQIFMTREFLKSLRKPFCQMMEPKFEFSVKFNTLELDDSDMALFLAVIILSGDRPGLLNVKPIEQLQETVLHSLELQLKLNHPDSLQLFAKLLQKMTDLRQIVTDHVHLMQLLKKTEVDMCLHPLLQEIMKDLY encoded by the exons ATGGTGGACACCCAGCAGCTCCTAGCTTGGCCTGTGGGTTTCAGTCTGAGCGCCGTGGACCTTTCAGAGCTGGACGACAGCTCCCACTCCCTCGACATGAAGCATTTGTCCACGTTAGACTATGCCTCcatctcatcctcctccatcccttcctccctgtctccctcgCTTGTGTCCTCCATCTCTTCCGTTGGTGTGCCCTATGACCCCAGTCCACCGCAGAGCGAAGAGCACTTGACCAACATGGactacacaaacatgcactgcTACAGGACggagccaaacacacaca ATTCAATCAAGCTGGAGCCAGAGTCGCCACCTCAGTACTCTGACAGTCCCGTGTTCTCCAAGGTCCAGGATGATACGTCAGCGACATCACTAAACATCGAGTGCCGTGTGTGTGGGGACAAAGCCTCGGGGTTTCACTATGGCGTCCATGCCTGTGAGGGTTGTAAG GGTTTCTTCAGACGCACAATCAGGTTAAAGTTGGTGTACGACCACTGTGATCTTCGCTGTCGTATTCACAAGAAGTCCCGCAACAAATGCCAATACTGTCGCTTCCAGAAGTGCCTTAATGTCGGCATGTCACACAATG CAATTCGTTTTGGCCGAATGCCTCAGGCTGAGAAGGAGAAACTGCTGGCTGAGTTCTCGTCTGACATGGAGCACATGCacccagaggcagcagatcTGAGGGCTCTGGCCCGGCATCTGTACGAGGCCTATCTGAAATACTTCCCCCTCACCAAGGCCAAGGCCAGGGCCATCCTCTCTGGGAAGACTGGAGACAATGCG CCTTTTGTCGTCCATGACATGAAGACTCTAATGGAAGGAGAGCAGTTTTTTAATTACAGGCATATGCCCATCCAGGAGCACCAGCAGCAGACCTCTGCCCTTACAGCTGGACACGGAG GGGTCACAGGAGTTCACATGGGGTCAGAGTGTGGTGTTTTGGGAATGACCAGCATCAGTGGACAGGGACCAAGGGACACTGTGGAGCTACGTTTCTtccacagctgtcagtcacgCTCTGCTGAAGCAGTGAGAGAAGTGACAGAGTTCGCCAAGAGTATCCCCGGCTTTGTTGATCTGGATCTAAACGATCAG GTAACTTTGCTGAAGTATGGTGTGATAGAGGTCTTGATCATCATGATGGCACCTCTGATGAACAAAGACGGGACCCTGATCTCCTACGGACAGATCTTCATGACGCGGGAGTTCCTCAAGAGTCTCAGGAAACCTTTCTGTCAAATGATGGAACCAAAGTTTGAGTTCTCCGTTAAGTTCAACACGCTGGAGCTGGACGACAGCGACATGGCACTGTTTCTGGCTGTCATTATCCTCAGTGGGG ACCGTCCAGGCCTACTGAATGTGAAGCCCATCGAGCAGCTTCAGGAAACAGTGCTTCATTcgctggagctgcagctgaagctaAACCACCCAgactctctgcagctttttgccAAGCTGCTGCAGAAGATGACCGACCTGCGTCAAATTGTCACGGACCACGTCCACCTCATGCAGCTGCTGAAGAAGACTGAGGTGGACATGTGCTTACACCCACTGCTGCAGGAGATCATGAAGGACTTGTATTAA
- the pparg gene encoding peroxisome proliferator-activated receptor gamma isoform X2, translating into MQTPGRDFNHQSGHSFSDMVDTQQLLAWPVGFSLSAVDLSELDDSSHSLDMKHLSTLDYASISSSSIPSSLSPSLVSSISSVGVPYDPSPPQSEEHLTNMDYTNMHCYRTEPNTHNSIKLEPESPPQYSDSPVFSKVQDDTSATSLNIECRVCGDKASGFHYGVHACEGCKGFFRRTIRLKLVYDHCDLRCRIHKKSRNKCQYCRFQKCLNVGMSHNAIRFGRMPQAEKEKLLAEFSSDMEHMHPEAADLRALARHLYEAYLKYFPLTKAKARAILSGKTGDNAPFVVHDMKTLMEGEQFFNYRHMPIQEHQQQTSALTAGHGGVTGVHMGSECGVLGMTSISGQGPRDTVELRFFHSCQSRSAEAVREVTEFAKSIPGFVDLDLNDQVTLLKYGVIEVLIIMMAPLMNKDGTLISYGQIFMTREFLKSLRKPFCQMMEPKFEFSVKFNTLELDDSDMALFLAVIILSGDRPGLLNVKPIEQLQETVLHSLELQLKLNHPDSLQLFAKLLQKMTDLRQIVTDHVHLMQLLKKTEVDMCLHPLLQEIMKDLY; encoded by the exons ACATGGTGGACACCCAGCAGCTCCTAGCTTGGCCTGTGGGTTTCAGTCTGAGCGCCGTGGACCTTTCAGAGCTGGACGACAGCTCCCACTCCCTCGACATGAAGCATTTGTCCACGTTAGACTATGCCTCcatctcatcctcctccatcccttcctccctgtctccctcgCTTGTGTCCTCCATCTCTTCCGTTGGTGTGCCCTATGACCCCAGTCCACCGCAGAGCGAAGAGCACTTGACCAACATGGactacacaaacatgcactgcTACAGGACggagccaaacacacaca ATTCAATCAAGCTGGAGCCAGAGTCGCCACCTCAGTACTCTGACAGTCCCGTGTTCTCCAAGGTCCAGGATGATACGTCAGCGACATCACTAAACATCGAGTGCCGTGTGTGTGGGGACAAAGCCTCGGGGTTTCACTATGGCGTCCATGCCTGTGAGGGTTGTAAG GGTTTCTTCAGACGCACAATCAGGTTAAAGTTGGTGTACGACCACTGTGATCTTCGCTGTCGTATTCACAAGAAGTCCCGCAACAAATGCCAATACTGTCGCTTCCAGAAGTGCCTTAATGTCGGCATGTCACACAATG CAATTCGTTTTGGCCGAATGCCTCAGGCTGAGAAGGAGAAACTGCTGGCTGAGTTCTCGTCTGACATGGAGCACATGCacccagaggcagcagatcTGAGGGCTCTGGCCCGGCATCTGTACGAGGCCTATCTGAAATACTTCCCCCTCACCAAGGCCAAGGCCAGGGCCATCCTCTCTGGGAAGACTGGAGACAATGCG CCTTTTGTCGTCCATGACATGAAGACTCTAATGGAAGGAGAGCAGTTTTTTAATTACAGGCATATGCCCATCCAGGAGCACCAGCAGCAGACCTCTGCCCTTACAGCTGGACACGGAG GGGTCACAGGAGTTCACATGGGGTCAGAGTGTGGTGTTTTGGGAATGACCAGCATCAGTGGACAGGGACCAAGGGACACTGTGGAGCTACGTTTCTtccacagctgtcagtcacgCTCTGCTGAAGCAGTGAGAGAAGTGACAGAGTTCGCCAAGAGTATCCCCGGCTTTGTTGATCTGGATCTAAACGATCAG GTAACTTTGCTGAAGTATGGTGTGATAGAGGTCTTGATCATCATGATGGCACCTCTGATGAACAAAGACGGGACCCTGATCTCCTACGGACAGATCTTCATGACGCGGGAGTTCCTCAAGAGTCTCAGGAAACCTTTCTGTCAAATGATGGAACCAAAGTTTGAGTTCTCCGTTAAGTTCAACACGCTGGAGCTGGACGACAGCGACATGGCACTGTTTCTGGCTGTCATTATCCTCAGTGGGG ACCGTCCAGGCCTACTGAATGTGAAGCCCATCGAGCAGCTTCAGGAAACAGTGCTTCATTcgctggagctgcagctgaagctaAACCACCCAgactctctgcagctttttgccAAGCTGCTGCAGAAGATGACCGACCTGCGTCAAATTGTCACGGACCACGTCCACCTCATGCAGCTGCTGAAGAAGACTGAGGTGGACATGTGCTTACACCCACTGCTGCAGGAGATCATGAAGGACTTGTATTAA
- the pparg gene encoding peroxisome proliferator-activated receptor gamma isoform X1 produces the protein MQTPGRDFNHQSGHSFSVDMVDTQQLLAWPVGFSLSAVDLSELDDSSHSLDMKHLSTLDYASISSSSIPSSLSPSLVSSISSVGVPYDPSPPQSEEHLTNMDYTNMHCYRTEPNTHNSIKLEPESPPQYSDSPVFSKVQDDTSATSLNIECRVCGDKASGFHYGVHACEGCKGFFRRTIRLKLVYDHCDLRCRIHKKSRNKCQYCRFQKCLNVGMSHNAIRFGRMPQAEKEKLLAEFSSDMEHMHPEAADLRALARHLYEAYLKYFPLTKAKARAILSGKTGDNAPFVVHDMKTLMEGEQFFNYRHMPIQEHQQQTSALTAGHGGVTGVHMGSECGVLGMTSISGQGPRDTVELRFFHSCQSRSAEAVREVTEFAKSIPGFVDLDLNDQVTLLKYGVIEVLIIMMAPLMNKDGTLISYGQIFMTREFLKSLRKPFCQMMEPKFEFSVKFNTLELDDSDMALFLAVIILSGDRPGLLNVKPIEQLQETVLHSLELQLKLNHPDSLQLFAKLLQKMTDLRQIVTDHVHLMQLLKKTEVDMCLHPLLQEIMKDLY, from the exons TAGACATGGTGGACACCCAGCAGCTCCTAGCTTGGCCTGTGGGTTTCAGTCTGAGCGCCGTGGACCTTTCAGAGCTGGACGACAGCTCCCACTCCCTCGACATGAAGCATTTGTCCACGTTAGACTATGCCTCcatctcatcctcctccatcccttcctccctgtctccctcgCTTGTGTCCTCCATCTCTTCCGTTGGTGTGCCCTATGACCCCAGTCCACCGCAGAGCGAAGAGCACTTGACCAACATGGactacacaaacatgcactgcTACAGGACggagccaaacacacaca ATTCAATCAAGCTGGAGCCAGAGTCGCCACCTCAGTACTCTGACAGTCCCGTGTTCTCCAAGGTCCAGGATGATACGTCAGCGACATCACTAAACATCGAGTGCCGTGTGTGTGGGGACAAAGCCTCGGGGTTTCACTATGGCGTCCATGCCTGTGAGGGTTGTAAG GGTTTCTTCAGACGCACAATCAGGTTAAAGTTGGTGTACGACCACTGTGATCTTCGCTGTCGTATTCACAAGAAGTCCCGCAACAAATGCCAATACTGTCGCTTCCAGAAGTGCCTTAATGTCGGCATGTCACACAATG CAATTCGTTTTGGCCGAATGCCTCAGGCTGAGAAGGAGAAACTGCTGGCTGAGTTCTCGTCTGACATGGAGCACATGCacccagaggcagcagatcTGAGGGCTCTGGCCCGGCATCTGTACGAGGCCTATCTGAAATACTTCCCCCTCACCAAGGCCAAGGCCAGGGCCATCCTCTCTGGGAAGACTGGAGACAATGCG CCTTTTGTCGTCCATGACATGAAGACTCTAATGGAAGGAGAGCAGTTTTTTAATTACAGGCATATGCCCATCCAGGAGCACCAGCAGCAGACCTCTGCCCTTACAGCTGGACACGGAG GGGTCACAGGAGTTCACATGGGGTCAGAGTGTGGTGTTTTGGGAATGACCAGCATCAGTGGACAGGGACCAAGGGACACTGTGGAGCTACGTTTCTtccacagctgtcagtcacgCTCTGCTGAAGCAGTGAGAGAAGTGACAGAGTTCGCCAAGAGTATCCCCGGCTTTGTTGATCTGGATCTAAACGATCAG GTAACTTTGCTGAAGTATGGTGTGATAGAGGTCTTGATCATCATGATGGCACCTCTGATGAACAAAGACGGGACCCTGATCTCCTACGGACAGATCTTCATGACGCGGGAGTTCCTCAAGAGTCTCAGGAAACCTTTCTGTCAAATGATGGAACCAAAGTTTGAGTTCTCCGTTAAGTTCAACACGCTGGAGCTGGACGACAGCGACATGGCACTGTTTCTGGCTGTCATTATCCTCAGTGGGG ACCGTCCAGGCCTACTGAATGTGAAGCCCATCGAGCAGCTTCAGGAAACAGTGCTTCATTcgctggagctgcagctgaagctaAACCACCCAgactctctgcagctttttgccAAGCTGCTGCAGAAGATGACCGACCTGCGTCAAATTGTCACGGACCACGTCCACCTCATGCAGCTGCTGAAGAAGACTGAGGTGGACATGTGCTTACACCCACTGCTGCAGGAGATCATGAAGGACTTGTATTAA